Proteins found in one Alteromonas macleodii genomic segment:
- a CDS encoding AAA family ATPase, which translates to MTKILIFGNSGSGKSTLARRLGETHGLAHLDLDTLAWKPTSPPERKPIKESDQEIRAFTASNETWVIEGCYTDLLKLVEGQSSEIIFMNLPIELCIANAKARPWEPHKYDTKQAQDDNLPMLIDWIAQYTKRDDTFSYTAHQQFYENYSGNKKMITQNIPYQAS; encoded by the coding sequence TTGACTAAAATTTTAATATTCGGAAATTCCGGTTCTGGCAAATCTACGCTAGCGCGCCGTTTGGGTGAAACTCACGGTTTAGCACATTTAGATCTCGATACCCTTGCATGGAAACCCACTAGCCCGCCAGAAAGAAAACCGATTAAAGAGTCGGACCAAGAGATACGGGCTTTTACCGCTTCTAATGAGACTTGGGTAATTGAAGGGTGTTACACAGACCTGCTTAAGCTTGTAGAGGGGCAGTCTTCAGAAATTATATTTATGAATTTACCCATCGAGTTGTGTATTGCTAACGCGAAAGCAAGACCTTGGGAGCCCCATAAATACGATACCAAACAAGCTCAAGATGATAATTTACCCATGTTGATAGACTGGATTGCCCAATATACAAAAAGAGACGATACGTTTTCTTATACTGCACACCAGCAGTTTTATGAAAACTATAGCGGCAATAAAAAAATGATAACGCAAAATATCCCGTACCAAGCCAGTTAA
- a CDS encoding MAPEG family protein — MSSLILPLFTHVFLCTVLYALLTIARAPVVWGVGQRKDGSNPFSNIQPKISANLSNQFEWPIIFYIASVLLIAMDKPIDSVQIYLAWVFVIGRVLHSIVQIFTNNIRLRGMVFTINFVAVLAMWALIFIGEIGL; from the coding sequence ATGTCCAGTTTAATACTTCCACTATTTACGCATGTATTTCTTTGTACTGTACTTTACGCATTACTCACTATAGCTCGCGCACCGGTTGTGTGGGGAGTGGGGCAAAGAAAAGATGGTTCAAACCCTTTCAGCAATATTCAGCCTAAAATCAGTGCGAACCTAAGCAATCAATTCGAGTGGCCAATAATTTTTTACATTGCCAGTGTATTGCTTATCGCAATGGATAAGCCAATAGACAGTGTGCAAATCTACTTGGCTTGGGTATTTGTAATTGGCAGAGTGTTGCACAGCATTGTTCAAATATTTACCAACAATATTAGATTGCGTGGTATGGTGTTTACCATCAATTTTGTCGCTGTGTTGGCTATGTGGGCCTTAATTTTTATTGGTGAAATTGGCTTATAG
- a CDS encoding DUF998 domain-containing protein yields MDSLLSFTGLAASVWIVLGIYIASRFYPNYSHSKQFCSELGAFGSPTQKLSPAINNYPLGLLFTLFGYYLINSHLDHMPTMVIGAMTIIHGICTWVCGYFPMDADPYTTTPSKSCKIHTWSGLIMLISFIVAPLIVTFSSYYSWPLRLLSVLSVVGCVFFSYKLAKSLERKTVPGLYQRLSYGCQILWLLIYSIFMIL; encoded by the coding sequence TTGGATAGCCTTTTATCTTTTACAGGGTTAGCAGCATCGGTTTGGATAGTTTTGGGTATTTACATTGCTTCTCGATTCTATCCAAACTACAGCCATTCGAAGCAGTTTTGTAGTGAACTTGGCGCATTTGGTAGTCCAACGCAGAAACTCTCTCCTGCAATCAATAATTACCCGTTGGGCTTATTATTCACTCTGTTTGGGTATTACCTTATTAACTCACATTTAGACCATATGCCAACTATGGTTATCGGTGCAATGACAATAATACATGGCATTTGTACTTGGGTTTGTGGCTACTTCCCAATGGACGCCGACCCATATACAACAACACCTTCGAAAAGTTGTAAAATCCATACATGGTCAGGGCTAATAATGTTAATTTCGTTTATCGTGGCGCCGCTGATTGTTACCTTCTCTAGCTACTATTCTTGGCCGCTGAGGCTTCTGTCTGTATTGAGCGTTGTAGGCTGCGTTTTCTTTTCTTATAAACTAGCCAAATCCCTTGAACGAAAAACTGTACCTGGGCTTTATCAACGCCTAAGTTACGGCTGCCAGATTCTTTGGCTGTTAATCTACTCGATTTTCATGATTTTATAG
- a CDS encoding DUF2157 domain-containing protein has product MEVTKASIQKAVAKKIISEQQGVDLYNFFQAESQHSPAFTFTHILYYLGGLIAIGAMTLFMNLGWEQFGGLGIIFISLLYAGVGIKLTNSLANKNLIIPAGICATFVVCLTPLAIYGFQQWLGLWPENDAVYRQLHTRVKWLWLYMELGTLVTGMIVAWRYKYPFLIMPIAVTLWYISMDAVMLIIDQDNMWNSYTWEFRAQVSMYFGIFMTLLAFWVDLRSRHTADYAFWLYLFGVIAFWGGLTSQNSDNELSKFFYLCINLVMVGLGALLVRKVFVIFGALGSCFYLGHLASNVFRDSWLFPVALTAIGLGVVYIGILWQKNEVKITRKARNALPKSVQELLDNRLR; this is encoded by the coding sequence ATGGAAGTAACGAAAGCAAGTATTCAAAAAGCAGTAGCGAAGAAGATCATCTCTGAACAGCAAGGCGTTGACCTCTATAACTTCTTTCAGGCAGAAAGCCAGCATTCTCCCGCTTTTACCTTTACCCATATTCTTTATTATCTGGGCGGCCTTATCGCTATTGGCGCCATGACTTTGTTTATGAATTTAGGGTGGGAACAGTTTGGGGGGCTGGGGATAATCTTCATATCATTGCTCTACGCTGGTGTAGGGATAAAACTTACTAACTCTTTAGCAAATAAAAACCTTATTATTCCTGCCGGTATTTGTGCAACCTTTGTAGTGTGTTTAACACCGCTTGCTATCTACGGTTTTCAACAGTGGCTTGGCCTTTGGCCCGAGAACGATGCAGTCTATCGTCAGTTGCATACACGCGTTAAATGGCTGTGGTTGTACATGGAACTTGGCACATTGGTGACCGGCATGATAGTAGCTTGGCGGTACAAGTATCCATTTTTGATAATGCCTATAGCAGTAACACTGTGGTACATCAGTATGGATGCTGTCATGCTTATCATCGACCAAGACAACATGTGGAATTCATACACATGGGAATTCCGCGCACAAGTATCCATGTACTTCGGCATTTTTATGACCTTACTGGCTTTTTGGGTTGACTTACGGTCAAGGCACACTGCCGACTACGCATTTTGGTTATATTTATTCGGCGTTATTGCGTTTTGGGGCGGGCTCACTAGCCAAAACTCAGACAACGAACTTTCAAAGTTTTTCTATCTTTGTATAAACCTTGTCATGGTTGGGCTAGGCGCATTATTGGTTCGAAAAGTATTTGTGATATTTGGCGCGTTAGGCAGTTGTTTCTATTTAGGGCATTTGGCCTCGAATGTGTTTAGAGACAGTTGGCTTTTTCCTGTTGCTTTAACGGCTATTGGTTTAGGCGTGGTGTATATAGGAATATTGTGGCAAAAAAATGAAGTTAAGATCACACGTAAAGCCCGTAATGCGTTGCCAAAGTCGGTCCAGGAACTTTTAGATAACAGGCTTAGGTAA
- the nlpI gene encoding lipoprotein NlpI, protein MCRNVSLIFFSLFAAILTGCAQTPPVSERPQMGNLLLAEPAPINPRSEMAIARYNQVLTSPALSDEDKAELHFQRGMLYDSVGLAGLAQFDYTQAINLKPDLAEAYNSMGIHYIQQSDFIQAYDAFDSTLEINPEYDFAFLNRGIALYYGGRAELATSDLNRFFEKDNSDPFRALWSYFAHYDVSEMEGQTYLATIRPTLDNDHWATSLVDLFLGTVDENDVLNSLLNGVKSQKALTDRLCEAYFYLGKFHSLRGNSGIASNYFKLALSTNVFDYVEHRYARMELNRLRDKASNDVASEE, encoded by the coding sequence ATGTGCAGAAACGTTAGTCTCATCTTTTTTTCTCTATTCGCTGCTATTTTAACCGGTTGTGCGCAAACACCCCCTGTTTCAGAAAGACCACAAATGGGAAATTTGCTTCTAGCCGAGCCTGCACCTATTAATCCTCGTTCTGAGATGGCGATTGCGCGTTATAATCAAGTGCTAACTAGCCCGGCGCTTTCAGATGAAGATAAAGCTGAGCTTCATTTTCAACGAGGCATGCTTTACGACAGTGTGGGCCTTGCCGGTTTAGCGCAGTTCGATTACACCCAGGCCATTAATTTAAAGCCTGATCTAGCAGAAGCCTATAACTCTATGGGTATTCATTATATCCAGCAGAGTGACTTCATTCAGGCTTACGACGCATTTGACTCTACGTTGGAAATTAACCCTGAGTACGATTTCGCGTTCTTAAACCGTGGCATCGCGCTTTACTACGGTGGCCGTGCAGAACTTGCAACTAGCGACCTTAATCGCTTTTTTGAAAAAGATAACAGTGATCCGTTTCGTGCGCTGTGGTCTTACTTCGCGCATTACGATGTGTCAGAAATGGAAGGCCAAACTTACTTAGCGACTATTCGTCCTACGCTAGACAACGATCACTGGGCAACTTCGCTGGTGGATTTGTTTCTAGGTACTGTTGATGAAAACGATGTACTTAACTCATTGCTCAACGGTGTTAAAAGCCAAAAAGCGCTAACTGACCGTCTATGTGAAGCGTATTTTTACTTAGGTAAATTTCATTCTTTACGCGGAAATAGCGGCATCGCATCTAATTACTTCAAGCTTGCGCTAAGTACAAACGTGTTCGACTACGTAGAACATCGTTACGCAAGAATGGAGCTAAACCGTTTGCGTGATAAAGCTAGCAACGATGTAGCTAGCGAAGAGTAA
- a CDS encoding YHS domain-containing protein: MEPINKFCPRSGKPVKPDSLAEYRGYTVGFCNPGCSSDFAKNSEECPNDTQYFNVLIKEKYGK; encoded by the coding sequence ATGGAACCCATCAATAAGTTCTGCCCTAGATCTGGCAAACCCGTAAAGCCCGATTCGCTTGCTGAATACAGGGGCTATACCGTTGGATTCTGCAACCCAGGGTGCAGTAGCGATTTCGCCAAAAACAGCGAAGAATGCCCAAACGATACTCAATACTTTAATGTGTTAATAAAAGAAAAGTATGGAAAATGA
- a CDS encoding tautomerase family protein, translating to MIVIYGIDEQLNPIKRKLSDVIHSCMQSVLGLPENKRAHRFVPLSKDDFFYPEGRTEAYTVIEINMMKGREIHTQKTLIKALFKQIELELGISPVDIEITIKEQEKYQWGFRGMTGDEALDLKYKVNV from the coding sequence GTGATCGTAATCTATGGCATAGACGAACAATTAAACCCAATAAAACGCAAGCTATCAGATGTTATTCATTCATGTATGCAATCAGTCTTAGGCTTACCTGAAAATAAAAGAGCGCATCGCTTTGTGCCGCTGTCAAAAGACGACTTCTTTTACCCTGAAGGTAGAACCGAGGCATACACAGTTATCGAAATAAACATGATGAAAGGGCGAGAAATACACACGCAAAAGACACTTATAAAAGCGTTGTTTAAACAAATTGAGCTAGAGTTAGGAATTTCACCTGTAGATATCGAGATCACGATTAAAGAACAAGAAAAGTATCAGTGGGGTTTCCGTGGAATGACAGGTGATGAAGCCCTTGATTTGAAATATAAAGTGAACGTGTAG
- the cysZ gene encoding sulfate transporter CysZ, translating to MSSGGVHYFFEGFSLIKTKGLKRFVFVPLIINLVLFSVAFYFLFGQIEMGIAYVIDLVPEWLGWIKTAISFFLWPLAVISVLLIFALIFGTLANWIAAPFNGVLSEKVERHLTGQDLGDEGVMSLVKDIPRTVGRELTKLIWYLPRAIGFLLLFFFLPIIGQVLWFLFNAWMMAIQYCDYPYDNHKVDFTRMRLHLGEHKGKAMTFGMMVNVFSLIPVVNFIVMPVAICGATSMWVRELKPTLRG from the coding sequence ATGAGTTCAGGTGGTGTACATTATTTCTTTGAAGGCTTTTCGCTTATAAAGACGAAAGGGCTAAAGCGTTTCGTGTTTGTGCCCCTCATTATAAACCTTGTTCTGTTTTCCGTTGCTTTTTATTTCCTGTTCGGCCAAATAGAAATGGGCATAGCCTATGTTATCGACCTTGTACCAGAATGGTTAGGCTGGATAAAAACGGCCATCAGTTTCTTCTTATGGCCTTTAGCGGTAATTAGCGTGTTACTCATTTTCGCACTTATATTTGGCACCTTGGCCAACTGGATTGCCGCGCCTTTCAACGGCGTGTTATCAGAAAAGGTTGAGCGCCATTTAACGGGCCAAGACTTGGGTGATGAAGGCGTTATGTCGTTGGTAAAAGACATTCCGCGCACTGTAGGCCGTGAATTGACTAAACTCATTTGGTATTTACCTCGCGCCATCGGTTTTTTATTGCTGTTCTTTTTCCTACCTATTATCGGTCAAGTGCTTTGGTTCTTATTTAACGCCTGGATGATGGCTATCCAGTATTGTGACTACCCTTATGATAACCACAAGGTAGATTTCACTCGAATGCGCTTGCACCTGGGCGAACACAAAGGAAAAGCAATGACCTTTGGTATGATGGTAAACGTGTTCTCGCTCATTCCCGTGGTGAACTTCATTGTTATGCCAGTAGCAATTTGTGGTGCCACATCTATGTGGGTAAGAGAGCTAAAGCCTACGCTTCGAGGGTAG
- a CDS encoding sel1 repeat family protein, translating to MRGLFLAVFALLIVAGDSGRYAPQLISNAISVLLPSHPNVDGGILNSGLLEVDEIGTSDSVQSDTIAPNKTDTTFENNPRDNALALLWLAAKQGSDIAQAHMLEIFESAYNNGFSSKGSIDQETATYFLEKLVNLENADAAWLLYQILGEEGASERFMRLAALGDVAEAQLAFAMSTDSPEKREKWLIRAASQDYLPAQAALADWYLLHGQQQLAKPLLAATATLDMQSAFKYARLLWGEGEFSEAKSHFNFAAKKGHQQAEKALEAIKLYSPYSVAQATRQSGTFNWEGKANCLQRVQPFATSLATIMRAHELYQSYNNDSRLKNLSICLAPPIWLKTDVLDCDANYKRAGILGCNITPLANIAKKRKFSHAVVVAEQGKANVQNGVMYLDISDAYSVFVHELAHFAGFADEYPIGKGMANKLCDEDGIEDFRPPNVVVDTEYWYAPHETVENWLSIDPATIIARAKTCSVLGLNSYKPSRRITFMEHHDSGVIPPLYLVLWQQQLEKQNAQRPISMNFFQAFHNSGNRKEAAHWLAEYEAFTGTK from the coding sequence ATGCGAGGCTTATTTTTAGCAGTCTTCGCACTGCTTATTGTTGCGGGCGATAGCGGGCGCTATGCCCCCCAACTTATTTCTAACGCAATTAGCGTGCTATTACCATCGCACCCAAACGTAGATGGCGGAATATTAAATAGTGGCTTGTTAGAAGTTGATGAAATTGGCACATCTGATAGCGTTCAGTCTGATACTATCGCCCCAAATAAAACTGATACTACTTTTGAAAACAATCCACGAGATAACGCGCTAGCGCTGCTTTGGTTGGCTGCAAAGCAGGGTAGTGACATTGCCCAAGCCCACATGCTCGAGATATTCGAGAGCGCATATAACAACGGCTTTTCCTCTAAAGGTTCCATTGACCAAGAGACAGCGACCTATTTTCTGGAGAAGCTTGTTAATCTAGAAAATGCCGACGCTGCGTGGCTGTTGTACCAAATCTTAGGCGAAGAGGGTGCTTCAGAGCGTTTTATGCGCTTAGCAGCACTTGGCGATGTAGCGGAAGCACAACTAGCCTTCGCGATGTCTACCGATTCGCCAGAAAAGCGAGAAAAGTGGCTGATACGCGCAGCGTCACAAGACTATTTGCCTGCACAGGCTGCACTGGCCGATTGGTATCTACTTCACGGTCAACAGCAGTTAGCTAAGCCTTTGCTGGCAGCTACAGCAACCTTAGACATGCAAAGCGCGTTTAAGTACGCAAGGCTTTTATGGGGCGAGGGTGAATTCTCAGAAGCTAAGTCGCACTTTAATTTTGCGGCGAAAAAAGGCCATCAGCAGGCGGAGAAAGCGCTAGAGGCCATCAAACTTTATTCTCCTTATTCAGTGGCGCAAGCAACAAGGCAATCTGGCACTTTCAATTGGGAGGGTAAAGCAAATTGCCTGCAGCGCGTTCAACCTTTCGCTACAAGCTTGGCGACCATTATGAGAGCGCACGAACTTTATCAGTCATATAACAATGATTCGCGCCTTAAAAACCTTTCTATTTGTTTAGCTCCGCCTATTTGGCTGAAAACCGATGTGCTGGATTGCGACGCTAACTATAAAAGGGCGGGCATCTTAGGTTGCAATATAACCCCGTTAGCCAATATCGCCAAAAAGCGTAAATTTAGCCATGCAGTAGTAGTGGCCGAGCAGGGCAAAGCGAATGTTCAAAACGGTGTAATGTATTTGGATATTAGTGACGCTTATTCAGTATTTGTGCACGAACTAGCCCATTTTGCTGGCTTTGCTGACGAATACCCCATTGGCAAGGGGATGGCAAACAAACTGTGCGATGAAGACGGAATTGAAGACTTCAGACCGCCCAACGTTGTCGTAGATACTGAGTATTGGTATGCACCACATGAAACGGTAGAGAATTGGCTGTCGATAGACCCCGCAACCATTATTGCTCGCGCTAAAACCTGTTCAGTGTTGGGGCTTAATAGCTACAAACCTAGCCGACGTATTACGTTTATGGAGCACCACGATAGCGGCGTGATCCCGCCTTTATATCTGGTGCTTTGGCAGCAACAGCTTGAAAAGCAAAATGCGCAGCGGCCCATCTCAATGAATTTCTTCCAAGCTTTTCACAATAGCGGCAATCGAAAAGAGGCGGCCCACTGGCTAGCTGAGTACGAAGCATTTACCGGCACTAAATAA
- the cdd gene encoding cytidine deaminase, which produces MKKNNLEQLSQLAFNAQKNSHSPYSNFKVGAAVLTPSGETFAGCNVESAAFPLGQCAEATAIGNMVTQGEKRISHIVIASPNDEFCFPCGGCRQKIAEFAPDETPVTMVSQSGEKFETTIGELLPNAFRAHDLDK; this is translated from the coding sequence ATGAAGAAAAATAATTTAGAACAACTATCACAACTTGCTTTTAACGCACAAAAAAATTCTCATTCACCCTATTCCAATTTTAAAGTTGGCGCGGCTGTACTTACCCCTAGTGGAGAGACCTTTGCAGGGTGTAACGTAGAAAGCGCGGCCTTCCCTTTAGGCCAATGTGCCGAAGCCACGGCCATCGGTAATATGGTTACGCAAGGTGAAAAACGCATTTCACACATTGTTATTGCCAGTCCGAACGATGAATTTTGTTTCCCGTGTGGCGGCTGTAGACAAAAAATTGCTGAATTTGCGCCAGATGAAACCCCGGTAACCATGGTTAGTCAAAGCGGAGAGAAGTTTGAAACCACAATTGGTGAATTACTCCCCAATGCCTTCAGGGCGCACGATTTAGACAAATAG
- a CDS encoding succinylglutamate desuccinylase/aspartoacylase family protein yields the protein MSFKKKALAGVLVSLCSALSLNANANEPYELMGVTTQTGEKASYLATEKHITLPVTVINGKEDGPVLLLTAGIHGDEFPSMYALQQLQQNLNPNEMSGVLVVLHLANLDGFHANRIALNPKDEKNLNREFPGSADGTPTEQIAELLTREFIGKADFLIDMHSGSANQTLLNHVYSPFVGDEELDALTFEFAKATGMQHIVMYGDRPRDPNNSISYPNTAMTRGKPGLTTEIGHLAQTDEESVEKALEVAKNAMYFLKMLPEQSKPHPEPIIYETIKYPKSSKTGFFKASVEIGEKVSTGQDIGKVTDYFGNLVESLKSPVDGTVMMVNQMPAIKDGQSVMAIGIEKSQ from the coding sequence ATGTCGTTTAAAAAGAAAGCGTTAGCCGGTGTTCTTGTTTCCCTATGTTCCGCGTTAAGCCTTAATGCTAACGCAAATGAACCTTATGAATTGATGGGCGTGACCACACAAACGGGTGAAAAAGCGTCCTACCTTGCTACTGAAAAGCATATTACCCTGCCAGTAACCGTTATTAACGGAAAAGAAGACGGTCCAGTACTGCTACTTACCGCTGGCATTCATGGTGATGAGTTCCCGTCTATGTATGCCTTACAACAACTTCAGCAAAACCTTAATCCTAACGAGATGAGCGGTGTGTTGGTTGTACTGCACTTGGCAAACTTAGATGGGTTCCATGCAAATAGAATTGCGTTAAACCCTAAAGATGAGAAAAACCTGAATAGGGAGTTTCCAGGGAGCGCAGATGGCACACCGACAGAACAAATTGCTGAGTTGCTAACCAGAGAGTTTATTGGCAAAGCTGACTTTTTAATAGACATGCATTCTGGCAGTGCAAACCAAACGTTATTGAATCATGTGTATTCTCCTTTTGTTGGCGACGAGGAACTTGACGCTTTAACATTTGAGTTCGCGAAAGCAACTGGCATGCAGCATATTGTTATGTATGGCGACCGCCCAAGAGATCCTAACAATTCAATTTCTTACCCTAACACAGCTATGACAAGGGGAAAGCCTGGTCTTACTACCGAAATAGGGCATTTAGCGCAAACAGATGAAGAGTCTGTAGAGAAAGCGCTAGAGGTGGCTAAGAACGCTATGTATTTTTTAAAGATGTTGCCAGAACAGTCAAAACCGCACCCTGAGCCAATTATCTACGAAACCATTAAATACCCTAAAAGCTCAAAAACCGGTTTTTTCAAGGCCTCGGTGGAGATAGGTGAAAAAGTGTCAACTGGGCAAGACATAGGTAAGGTCACCGACTATTTTGGTAATTTAGTTGAATCCCTCAAATCGCCTGTTGATGGCACGGTTATGATGGTTAATCAAATGCCAGCCATTAAAGACGGTCAGTCTGTAATGGCTATTGGTATAGAAAAATCTCAATAA
- a CDS encoding DUF1444 family protein, which translates to MRKIIVAFVCFFICSVFAESNLDESAFTKRYVKAVTTKPEVISAQIKGRLEVEMTYSGGGTSTAYLDNAYMNYLSEPEKLDVIIEAYISALTRNSSDAKANIDKANIFPVIKDSGYINHITELMSEGGEGELPFFYEKLNDVLYILYAIDTPSSIKFMPKEDIANLDVKEEELRDLSMSNLMNAIESLQIKGDPSTISMVVADGTYEASFLIYDALWTKETFPVKGDIVVYVPSRDVIIVTGSEDTDSLETVKGIVHNPENQWPHAVTNVGFIRKENKWVKFQH; encoded by the coding sequence ATGAGAAAAATTATAGTAGCGTTTGTATGCTTTTTTATCTGTAGTGTCTTTGCCGAAAGCAATTTAGATGAAAGTGCGTTTACTAAAAGGTATGTGAAGGCTGTTACCACCAAACCAGAGGTTATAAGTGCACAAATAAAAGGCCGTCTCGAGGTTGAGATGACTTACAGCGGTGGAGGGACGTCAACCGCATACCTCGATAACGCCTATATGAATTACCTTTCTGAACCAGAAAAGCTCGACGTAATTATAGAGGCGTACATCAGTGCGTTAACAAGGAACAGTAGTGACGCTAAAGCTAACATAGATAAAGCGAATATCTTTCCCGTAATAAAAGATTCAGGTTATATAAATCATATAACTGAATTGATGAGCGAAGGTGGTGAGGGGGAGCTGCCTTTCTTTTATGAAAAGCTAAATGATGTTCTCTATATTCTTTATGCCATTGATACGCCTTCATCTATCAAGTTCATGCCAAAAGAAGACATTGCTAACTTAGATGTAAAAGAGGAAGAGCTCAGGGACCTCTCAATGTCTAATTTGATGAATGCTATTGAGTCGCTACAAATTAAAGGTGATCCTTCGACTATCTCTATGGTGGTTGCGGATGGCACTTACGAAGCGTCTTTTTTGATTTATGATGCGCTTTGGACGAAAGAAACCTTTCCAGTGAAAGGCGATATTGTTGTTTATGTGCCTTCCAGAGACGTTATCATTGTAACCGGTTCAGAGGATACGGATAGTTTAGAGACGGTAAAAGGGATAGTGCACAACCCGGAAAACCAATGGCCTCATGCCGTGACTAATGTAGGGTTTATTCGCAAAGAAAATAAATGGGTCAAGTTTCAGCATTAG